Proteins encoded within one genomic window of Zavarzinella sp.:
- a CDS encoding DEAD/DEAH box helicase, with amino-acid sequence MTVLSRDEIATRYLEQLPYAPYPVQEEALLAWFTNDQGVLVCAPTGTGKTLIAQAVLFEALHTGQRAYYTTPLIALTDQKFHEIQDAAERWGFSRDDVGLVTGNRKVNPDAKVLIVVAEILMNRLLLAEGNVEATAVVMDEFHSFADPERGIVWELSLSMLPKTCRLMLLSATVGNAAEFLNWLDQSHGKKLELVESTERKIPLTYQFVEDQFLGEFLVDASKGTDETRKTPALVFCFNRDECWSVAELLKAWTF; translated from the coding sequence TTGACTGTACTTAGCCGCGATGAAATCGCTACCAGATATCTGGAACAATTACCCTACGCACCCTACCCGGTGCAGGAAGAAGCCCTGCTGGCCTGGTTTACCAATGATCAGGGGGTGCTGGTTTGTGCCCCCACAGGTACGGGAAAGACGCTGATTGCTCAGGCGGTGCTGTTTGAGGCCCTACATACTGGCCAGCGTGCCTACTATACCACCCCACTGATTGCGTTGACCGATCAGAAATTTCACGAAATACAGGATGCTGCAGAACGGTGGGGCTTTTCCCGCGACGATGTGGGGCTGGTGACTGGCAATCGCAAGGTGAACCCCGATGCCAAAGTGCTGATTGTGGTGGCTGAAATTCTGATGAATCGGCTTCTACTGGCGGAAGGCAATGTTGAAGCGACCGCCGTGGTGATGGATGAGTTCCACAGTTTTGCCGATCCGGAACGGGGCATTGTCTGGGAATTATCGCTTTCCATGTTGCCAAAGACCTGCCGATTGATGCTGCTTTCCGCCACCGTGGGCAATGCGGCCGAATTTTTGAACTGGCTGGATCAGTCCCACGGCAAGAAGCTGGAACTGGTGGAAAGCACCGAACGCAAAATCCCCCTGACCTATCAGTTTGTGGAAGATCAGTTTCTGGGTGAATTTCTGGTGGATGCCAGCAAAGGCACCGATGAAACCCGCAAAACACCTGCACTGGTGTTCTGTTTTAACCGTGATGAATGCTGGAGCGTCGCGGAACTTCTGAAGGCATGGACATTCTGA
- a CDS encoding DUF58 domain-containing protein, which produces MPRLQVDRTSFLQNLTALAQKDFFPGFSQKVRRFLYQPVGILLVAAAISLICGLFLHPQAFILLAGIGAVLLFGLIFPWFSLRGVQVRYHFPQKRCTDGDQVPIEITVSNYFPWPLFGVSVCWVPVRNQEPVTGMSRIPGFRTVRYRCEFTPTMRGKYPQGGLAITTGFPFGIWQFQRLMVAENELIVWPKTVPTGPVPLFANDHQVEGSVARSKAGNSGDVLGVRPYRRGDSPRRIHWPQSARHDRLIVCELQATTRPVIHLILDLDPHSHCGVGADSSMEWAIRITASFVKGWLEEGSQVGLTLGKTVLPDGAGLIHSQRLLDELASVPSLEALKQARVGEAGPVHQCNLDHHHVAGLQILITTDLGLQEISSRWRCHGQDLAILLLRSHAFDPAVPEASITHEPWLTIDSVATIPDRLRSSWKEATYGA; this is translated from the coding sequence ATGCCTCGTTTGCAAGTGGACCGGACTTCTTTCCTGCAGAACCTCACCGCGCTGGCTCAGAAAGACTTTTTTCCGGGTTTCAGCCAGAAAGTTCGACGATTCCTCTACCAACCAGTGGGGATCCTGCTGGTTGCCGCAGCAATTTCACTCATCTGTGGACTTTTTCTGCACCCACAGGCGTTTATTCTGCTGGCAGGGATCGGTGCGGTTCTGTTATTTGGCCTGATTTTCCCATGGTTCAGCCTCCGTGGGGTACAGGTTCGTTACCACTTTCCACAAAAACGGTGCACCGATGGCGATCAGGTACCGATCGAAATCACCGTCAGTAACTATTTCCCGTGGCCGTTGTTTGGTGTGAGTGTCTGCTGGGTTCCTGTGCGAAATCAGGAACCTGTCACTGGGATGTCTCGAATACCTGGTTTTCGCACCGTGAGATATCGTTGTGAGTTCACCCCCACAATGCGTGGGAAATATCCACAAGGCGGATTGGCAATTACAACTGGCTTTCCATTCGGAATTTGGCAATTTCAACGGCTGATGGTGGCAGAAAACGAATTGATTGTCTGGCCGAAAACAGTGCCCACAGGACCGGTGCCGCTTTTTGCCAATGACCATCAGGTAGAAGGCAGCGTGGCACGCTCTAAAGCGGGGAATTCAGGCGATGTGCTGGGCGTTCGGCCCTATCGGCGGGGAGATTCCCCGCGTCGGATTCACTGGCCACAATCGGCACGCCACGATCGGTTGATTGTCTGTGAGCTTCAGGCGACAACCCGCCCGGTGATTCATTTGATTCTCGATCTGGACCCCCACTCCCACTGTGGGGTGGGTGCCGATTCCAGCATGGAATGGGCAATCCGCATCACCGCCAGCTTTGTGAAAGGCTGGCTGGAAGAAGGCAGTCAAGTCGGGTTGACACTGGGTAAAACCGTCCTGCCAGATGGTGCCGGCTTGATTCATTCGCAACGACTGCTCGATGAATTAGCGAGCGTGCCATCTCTGGAAGCACTCAAGCAGGCCCGCGTCGGCGAAGCTGGACCAGTGCATCAGTGCAATCTGGATCATCACCATGTTGCTGGCCTGCAGATTCTGATCACCACCGATCTGGGCCTGCAGGAAATCAGTTCCCGCTGGCGCTGTCATGGACAGGATCTGGCTATTCTTCTCCTCCGCTCCCATGCTTTCGATCCAGCAGTGCCCGAAGCCAGCATCACCCATGAACCGTGGCTGACGATCGATTCGGTTGCCACGATTCCCGATCGCCTGCGTTCCAGTTGGAAGGAGGCGACGTATGGTGCCTGA
- a CDS encoding PQQ-dependent sugar dehydrogenase: MLRRMLATALVVGAMGQGIHAAPELLLQGLKNPESVVIAFGGKVLVSEIGEFDKDGDGRIVEVVDGKATTFVGELNDPKGITTWKDSLYVTDKTVVYKVNAKGQKTVFAAAKAFPTAPKFLNDVVADPETGMIYVSDSGDLKGTGGAVYRIDQKGKVTLVIDQKLYAALNTPNGLALDGKNHLLMGDFGTGILYRIGLNDKKVTKIAEGFGGTDAVNWDYYGRLFLSDYKGGKIFGIFRPGMKPVLVAEGFQAAADICIDHEKNRILVPDMKAGTLSSIPAQIPGNVIDESPLKVGQEVAFPNIKWSGWKGETDDGKLNPQRPIVLTHAGDGTNRIFMATEHGVIHVFPNKSDVKESTVFLDMQSIVTYIDKQNEEGLLGLAFHPKYKENGEFFVFYTTKSAPLTNVLSRFRVNKNNPNQADLASEEVLLTFKKPFWNHNGGTICFGPDGYLYVTHGDGGKADDPFENGQNLKSLLGKVLRIDVDSKSDGKPYGIPKDNPFVGRADALPEIFAFGLRNIWRMSFDRTTGKLWAGDVGQNLYEEINIITKGGNYGWNRREGVHPFGAKGVDANKQMTDPIWEYHHDLGKSITGGIVYRGKALPELVGHYIYVDYVTGKLWALKYDDMTNKVVANRLLSENITTVLSFGEDEQGELYLLLPTPTGKGILRLTSKK, encoded by the coding sequence ATGTTGAGAAGGATGTTGGCCACCGCACTGGTGGTGGGTGCAATGGGGCAAGGAATTCATGCCGCACCTGAATTATTATTGCAAGGCCTGAAAAATCCCGAATCGGTCGTCATTGCCTTTGGTGGCAAAGTGCTGGTTTCTGAAATTGGCGAGTTCGACAAGGATGGGGATGGTCGCATTGTTGAAGTGGTCGACGGCAAAGCCACCACCTTTGTGGGTGAACTGAATGACCCCAAAGGGATTACCACCTGGAAAGATTCGCTGTATGTGACCGACAAGACAGTCGTTTACAAAGTGAATGCCAAAGGACAGAAGACCGTTTTTGCTGCTGCGAAGGCGTTTCCCACCGCACCGAAGTTTCTGAACGATGTGGTGGCTGATCCAGAAACCGGCATGATTTACGTCAGCGATTCGGGCGATCTGAAAGGCACCGGGGGTGCTGTATACCGCATCGATCAGAAAGGGAAAGTAACCCTGGTGATCGATCAGAAGCTATATGCCGCACTGAACACCCCCAACGGTTTGGCGCTGGATGGCAAAAATCACCTGTTAATGGGCGATTTTGGTACCGGCATCCTGTACCGAATTGGCCTGAACGACAAAAAAGTAACCAAAATTGCCGAAGGCTTTGGTGGCACGGACGCGGTCAACTGGGATTACTACGGTCGCCTGTTTTTAAGCGACTACAAAGGTGGCAAAATCTTTGGCATTTTCCGCCCTGGCATGAAACCAGTGTTGGTGGCAGAGGGTTTTCAGGCTGCTGCCGATATCTGTATCGATCATGAAAAAAACCGCATTCTCGTTCCTGATATGAAAGCGGGTACCCTGTCGAGTATTCCTGCACAAATTCCCGGTAATGTGATTGATGAATCCCCACTGAAGGTGGGGCAGGAAGTCGCCTTTCCCAACATCAAATGGAGTGGCTGGAAAGGGGAAACCGATGATGGCAAGCTGAACCCACAGCGGCCGATTGTGCTGACGCACGCGGGGGATGGCACCAATCGTATTTTCATGGCCACAGAACATGGTGTGATCCATGTATTTCCCAACAAGAGCGATGTGAAAGAAAGCACCGTTTTTCTGGATATGCAGTCGATTGTCACCTACATCGATAAGCAGAACGAAGAAGGGCTGCTCGGATTGGCTTTCCACCCGAAATACAAAGAAAATGGCGAATTTTTTGTCTTTTACACCACCAAGTCCGCACCGCTCACGAATGTTCTCTCCCGCTTCCGTGTGAACAAAAACAATCCCAATCAGGCAGATCTGGCCTCGGAAGAGGTGCTGCTGACCTTCAAAAAGCCATTCTGGAACCACAACGGTGGGACAATCTGCTTCGGGCCAGACGGCTACCTGTATGTTACCCACGGTGATGGTGGAAAGGCGGACGATCCGTTTGAAAATGGCCAGAACCTGAAGTCCTTACTGGGTAAGGTGTTACGGATCGACGTCGACAGCAAATCTGATGGCAAACCCTATGGGATTCCCAAAGACAACCCCTTCGTGGGGCGTGCGGATGCCCTACCGGAAATTTTTGCCTTCGGTTTGCGGAATATCTGGCGGATGTCGTTCGACCGCACCACGGGCAAACTGTGGGCAGGTGATGTGGGCCAGAATCTTTATGAAGAAATTAACATTATTACCAAAGGTGGCAACTACGGCTGGAATCGGCGGGAAGGTGTGCACCCGTTTGGAGCCAAAGGTGTTGATGCGAACAAGCAGATGACCGATCCAATCTGGGAATACCACCACGACCTCGGGAAATCGATCACCGGCGGCATTGTTTACCGTGGAAAGGCACTGCCAGAACTGGTGGGGCATTACATCTATGTGGATTATGTAACGGGCAAACTCTGGGCACTGAAGTACGATGACATGACGAACAAAGTCGTTGCCAACCGATTGCTGAGCGAAAACATCACCACAGTACTCTCATTTGGTGAAGATGAACAGGGTGAATTGTATCTGCTGCTCCCCACCCCCACCGGAAAAGGAATCCTCCGCCTGACCAGCAAAAAGTAG
- a CDS encoding transglutaminase-like domain-containing protein, protein MVPERIQSLRIATLLLLLSADLTVEVSISDFRPLGTSLLIAAVWSVLAVVGYFLCPTTKQPQNKPPRWLAVLVLIAMFLPMALEPLFRQWADMGNSLEFQMVYALRNIGLVLAACSAWMVALRTAAVVSIFLILFSISLSEQTATLVSLLGYTVVAICWLLTAYWNVLQPAFRQPSVVLSSERIVRIRRAGYALPLILIFVPTLLFAGYQLMPQEVLQKLGEWLPTSGGTGEFDPYARSGVNDGNEEIAGQNPNSTGMTDSQQFLESPLPSLYDVFNDSYGEPFKPQEHEHSIALDPSLMMKETEKDPADNLRPNRQFSTQRKPSDKKGNPKDRAARAIFEVEGKTPLHVRAVTYSRFDGINWQESTYSNQHALIHKDPDSNWINIEDQTEPTLIHSRLDYNLKMTRPEGSLVPTPPHTTAFRIGRVDRREFFTWAQDRVVRFANRATPASIQIESKSLLLDPQKLREYQFRYSSYAASPEYLELPATLDPRVRELARTIVGNLPHGWQQIEAISQYLQENYALTGNLAPESVKSDPLVDFLFSHRAGPDYQFASAATVMLRTLGYPTRMVAGWYAAPENFDPETSHTPVVAEDVHFWAELRLPTGDWLIVEPSPGYERLTPSPSWMEQLTTSLSALFRWVARHWFPILISFLALLVMVWQRQRCWDLVARTWWAWFPGSNWQQQILRVGKILDQRARWYGFAKKPSQTYAQWLHQYQQGATDVSVLQTFSQWSDWASYGPGSAPNSNLNSQELGRAVLNHFPLNYFRQLKRQQTI, encoded by the coding sequence ATGGTGCCTGAACGGATTCAATCATTACGAATTGCCACCTTATTATTGCTGTTAAGTGCCGACCTGACAGTGGAAGTATCGATCAGCGACTTTCGCCCACTTGGGACAAGTCTGCTGATAGCTGCGGTATGGAGTGTTCTGGCAGTGGTGGGGTATTTTCTCTGTCCAACTACGAAGCAACCACAGAATAAACCCCCACGCTGGCTGGCAGTGCTGGTACTGATCGCGATGTTTCTGCCGATGGCACTGGAACCACTCTTCCGCCAGTGGGCGGACATGGGCAATTCGCTCGAATTTCAAATGGTCTACGCCTTGCGGAACATCGGCTTGGTGCTGGCTGCCTGTTCTGCCTGGATGGTGGCACTTCGCACCGCTGCCGTCGTCAGTATTTTTCTGATTCTGTTTTCGATTTCACTCAGCGAACAGACCGCAACACTTGTCAGCCTGCTTGGGTATACGGTGGTGGCTATTTGCTGGCTGCTGACCGCTTATTGGAACGTATTGCAACCCGCGTTTCGACAGCCATCGGTAGTATTGTCCTCGGAACGGATTGTCCGTATTCGGCGTGCGGGTTATGCGCTACCGCTTATTTTAATTTTTGTCCCCACGTTATTGTTTGCAGGTTATCAACTGATGCCGCAGGAAGTGCTGCAGAAACTGGGCGAATGGTTGCCCACTTCCGGCGGGACAGGAGAATTTGATCCCTATGCTCGAAGTGGGGTGAACGATGGCAACGAAGAGATTGCAGGTCAAAATCCCAACAGCACCGGCATGACCGACAGCCAACAGTTTTTGGAATCGCCTTTGCCCAGCCTGTACGATGTTTTCAATGATAGTTACGGCGAACCGTTCAAACCCCAGGAACACGAACATTCCATCGCATTAGATCCCAGTCTGATGATGAAGGAAACAGAGAAAGACCCCGCTGATAATTTGCGCCCCAATCGCCAGTTTTCCACTCAACGCAAACCTTCTGATAAAAAAGGCAATCCCAAAGACCGTGCGGCTCGAGCCATCTTCGAAGTGGAAGGCAAAACCCCACTTCACGTGCGAGCAGTCACCTACAGCCGATTTGACGGAATCAATTGGCAGGAAAGTACTTACAGCAATCAGCATGCCTTGATTCACAAAGATCCAGATTCGAACTGGATAAACATTGAAGACCAGACAGAACCCACTCTGATACATTCTCGCCTTGATTACAATCTGAAAATGACACGACCGGAAGGCAGCCTGGTTCCCACTCCACCTCATACCACGGCATTTCGGATTGGCCGCGTCGATCGGCGGGAGTTCTTCACGTGGGCTCAGGATCGCGTGGTGCGTTTTGCGAACCGCGCGACCCCAGCCAGCATTCAGATTGAGTCAAAATCTCTTTTGCTCGATCCTCAGAAACTTCGAGAGTATCAATTCCGGTATTCCAGCTACGCTGCAAGTCCCGAATATCTGGAATTGCCCGCAACCTTAGACCCACGGGTGCGAGAGCTTGCCCGCACAATTGTGGGGAATTTGCCGCACGGCTGGCAGCAAATTGAGGCAATTTCTCAGTATCTACAAGAAAATTATGCTCTCACAGGAAATTTGGCTCCTGAATCAGTGAAATCGGACCCACTGGTCGATTTTCTGTTCAGCCACCGTGCGGGGCCGGATTACCAGTTTGCCAGTGCCGCCACTGTCATGTTGCGAACTCTGGGCTACCCAACCCGAATGGTGGCAGGGTGGTATGCTGCACCTGAAAACTTTGATCCGGAAACCAGCCACACCCCGGTCGTGGCAGAAGATGTGCACTTCTGGGCCGAGCTGCGATTGCCCACGGGAGACTGGCTGATTGTGGAGCCCAGCCCAGGCTACGAACGCCTGACTCCCAGCCCATCGTGGATGGAACAGTTGACCACATCACTCAGCGCCCTCTTTCGCTGGGTGGCGCGGCACTGGTTCCCAATTCTCATTAGTTTTCTGGCCTTATTGGTAATGGTCTGGCAACGCCAGCGTTGCTGGGATCTCGTTGCACGCACCTGGTGGGCCTGGTTTCCGGGTAGCAATTGGCAACAACAGATTCTGCGGGTCGGAAAAATTCTTGATCAACGGGCCCGTTGGTATGGTTTTGCCAAAAAACCAAGTCAAACCTACGCCCAATGGCTGCATCAGTACCAGCAAGGTGCCACCGATGTCTCGGTACTGCAGACATTCAGTCAGTGGTCAGACTGGGCGAGCTATGGTCCAGGCAGCGCACCCAACAGTAATCTCAACTCTCAAGAGTTAGGGCGAGCGGTCCTGAACCACTTTCCTCTGAATTATTTTCGACAACTGAAGCGACAGCAAACAATCTGA
- a CDS encoding transposase, translating to MPPEVGAGLLSHSYRAISKLLPRKMTSKLPKSLCKLTVVAVDGKVIKHTMRPSSFKNKQAKCIKIAWRKALVAVNLSTGLVMEMASELDGEASETRLLAPLLQQLKDHCGEKLIVADRCYGFYKHIAMIKDDGCHFVLRVASITQFIQDPEKPARIGKDRYGRKLIEEHGWITSQKNTKLIAVRRLSIIRDKVQIQLLTDLTDSKRYPADDIAEIYRYRWDIERVYATITKVFQLRHLIGTSPEAGLIQASLCLILFNITEAIKWHISVGNGKKIDEVSGEMLWRDIRDEVMAATRLLRTRCADAASRDQTRSGDIRKTN from the coding sequence ATGCCGCCAGAGGTTGGGGCGGGGCTCCTTTCGCATTCCTATCGGGCTATTTCAAAGCTTTTGCCAAGAAAAATGACTTCTAAATTACCAAAATCTCTTTGCAAACTTACTGTTGTCGCCGTTGATGGCAAAGTAATTAAGCATACGATGCGGCCTTCTTCCTTTAAGAATAAGCAAGCAAAATGCATCAAAATTGCTTGGAGGAAAGCACTTGTTGCAGTGAATCTGAGTACTGGTCTGGTAATGGAAATGGCTTCGGAATTGGATGGAGAAGCAAGTGAAACACGCTTGTTAGCTCCACTTTTGCAACAGCTGAAAGACCATTGCGGCGAGAAATTAATTGTGGCGGATCGATGCTATGGTTTCTACAAGCATATTGCAATGATCAAGGATGACGGGTGCCATTTTGTTTTACGAGTTGCAAGCATTACCCAATTTATTCAAGATCCGGAAAAACCAGCGAGAATTGGCAAAGACCGATATGGCCGAAAACTTATCGAAGAACATGGCTGGATCACAAGTCAAAAGAATACGAAATTGATCGCAGTACGCCGACTGAGCATTATCCGCGATAAAGTGCAGATACAACTACTAACAGACCTGACCGATTCGAAACGATACCCTGCAGACGACATCGCAGAGATATATCGCTATCGTTGGGATATTGAGCGTGTATACGCGACGATTACAAAAGTGTTTCAGTTGCGTCACTTGATAGGTACCAGTCCAGAGGCTGGTTTAATACAAGCATCGCTTTGCCTCATTTTATTTAACATTACAGAAGCAATCAAATGGCATATTTCGGTCGGAAACGGAAAGAAAATAGATGAAGTATCTGGCGAAATGCTCTGGCGAGATATCCGAGATGAGGTGATGGCCGCAACGCGATTGCTTCGAACGCGATGTGCAGATGCTGCTTCAAGGGATCAAACAAGAAGTGGGGATATTAGAAAGACTAACTGA
- a CDS encoding MoxR family ATPase — protein sequence MTATTPTFGKQESSINVVDGQQLIADLRAHLNRALQGKADVIELVLACLLANGHLLLEDMPGLGKTTLAKAIATGIGGQFARVQCTPDLLPGDITGFSVFNQKTREFEFMTGPVFSNVLLADEINRTSPRTQSALLEAMAERQVTVDNTRHELPATFFVIATQNPLEHHGTYPLPEAQLDRFTMKLSVGYPDRTAELDLLTSALGSNSQQKNASAAVFQPEDLLQLQKEVQNLTIQRSVLEYLVDLARTTRNHPRIALGLSPRGLLIWQRVAQAWAYLHHRSFVTPQDIQEVASPVLGVRLGLTSTELNSVIPDLIQSVAVPI from the coding sequence ATGACAGCAACCACACCCACTTTCGGCAAACAGGAATCGTCAATTAATGTTGTTGATGGTCAACAATTGATTGCGGATCTGCGTGCCCACCTGAATCGTGCGTTACAGGGGAAAGCGGACGTCATTGAACTGGTGCTCGCCTGCCTGCTGGCAAACGGCCACCTGTTGCTGGAAGATATGCCCGGATTGGGAAAAACAACGCTTGCGAAAGCGATAGCCACTGGCATCGGTGGGCAATTCGCCCGCGTTCAGTGCACGCCCGATTTATTACCCGGGGACATCACTGGTTTTTCCGTCTTCAACCAGAAAACCCGCGAATTTGAATTTATGACTGGTCCGGTGTTTTCGAATGTGCTGCTGGCTGACGAAATCAACCGCACTTCGCCACGGACGCAATCAGCATTGCTGGAAGCGATGGCAGAACGGCAGGTTACCGTGGATAACACTCGGCATGAACTGCCCGCCACCTTTTTTGTCATTGCCACCCAGAACCCACTGGAGCACCACGGCACCTACCCACTGCCGGAAGCACAATTGGATCGCTTTACCATGAAGCTATCTGTGGGCTACCCCGACAGAACCGCTGAACTCGATCTGTTGACGTCCGCACTTGGGTCGAACTCCCAGCAGAAAAATGCCAGCGCTGCTGTTTTTCAGCCAGAAGACCTGCTGCAATTACAAAAGGAAGTGCAGAACTTAACCATTCAGCGGTCTGTGCTGGAGTATCTGGTCGATCTGGCCCGCACAACGCGGAATCACCCACGGATTGCCCTGGGGCTCAGCCCACGTGGGTTGCTGATCTGGCAACGTGTCGCTCAGGCATGGGCATACCTGCACCACCGTTCTTTTGTGACACCGCAGGATATCCAGGAAGTGGCCTCACCCGTGCTGGGTGTTCGGCTGGGACTGACCAGTACCGAACTAAACAGTGTGATCCCGGATCTGATTCAATCTGTTGCTGTTCCTATTTGA
- a CDS encoding permease → MDIFWSVVLRTAQTAIESSSTIFTGILIAAIMRRMLGQAATRKLFGGSGIKGLLRAWVIGSLLPICALGVIPVARELRRSGVPPATVLSFILAAPQLNPLSFLYGLTLSEPIVILVFVAATMAIAVFGGQLWKWCFKDDEQVIDDEPLPPPGLKRLGIVLVTAARITVSSSALYMLVAILLTGAIAGGIPHGQMGRTMRHDDPFSPLLMMGLGLPIYSGVLPGMMRIGLMFEHGNSVGASFVLFESVVGCNLGLIAWLVVSYGVRRISIWLLCIVAVVLVSAYAMEKPLYFANEEASHTHAFDEWTSPFPEGTNVQGATVYDKAMEKVEVLEPLALGGIAFFALLGAGLLGSDRTDRLDQWLLKSAPLKENQQVSVWNRKVPGPVLGFVALLVLIAFSGVALFIYYPDKKQAMEEIRSARADAVTAVRVKNYQEAIRQLEQWDLLSRKMQVGVFLRTGSLREDQSAATQELRDVLEEIRDAMIAQDHATGMKFLPQLEEKHRTFRDLFMK, encoded by the coding sequence ATGGATATTTTCTGGAGTGTTGTTCTTCGAACTGCACAGACTGCAATTGAGAGTTCTTCGACGATTTTTACGGGCATCCTGATTGCCGCAATCATGAGAAGAATGTTAGGCCAGGCGGCCACCCGTAAACTATTCGGTGGGAGTGGCATCAAGGGATTATTGCGAGCATGGGTGATCGGCTCTCTGTTACCAATTTGTGCCCTGGGGGTCATTCCCGTGGCACGGGAACTTCGGCGTTCTGGTGTGCCACCCGCGACGGTATTATCATTCATTCTGGCCGCACCGCAGCTTAATCCGCTGTCGTTTCTCTATGGGCTCACGCTGTCCGAACCCATTGTGATTCTGGTTTTTGTGGCCGCCACAATGGCCATTGCGGTGTTCGGCGGACAACTATGGAAATGGTGCTTCAAAGACGATGAACAGGTCATTGACGATGAACCACTTCCCCCACCTGGGTTGAAAAGATTGGGGATTGTGCTGGTAACCGCAGCCCGAATTACCGTCAGTTCTTCTGCTTTGTATATGCTGGTGGCAATCCTGCTGACTGGAGCGATTGCCGGTGGGATTCCCCACGGTCAGATGGGACGAACGATGCGGCACGATGATCCATTTTCCCCACTGTTGATGATGGGGCTGGGCTTGCCCATCTACTCCGGTGTGCTGCCCGGCATGATGAGAATCGGCCTGATGTTTGAACATGGCAATTCCGTGGGAGCCTCCTTTGTCCTTTTCGAATCGGTGGTGGGGTGCAATCTTGGCTTAATTGCTTGGCTGGTCGTCAGTTATGGCGTTCGGCGCATCAGTATTTGGCTATTGTGCATCGTCGCCGTGGTGCTGGTATCTGCGTATGCGATGGAAAAGCCGCTCTATTTTGCAAATGAGGAAGCCAGCCACACCCACGCATTTGATGAATGGACCAGCCCATTTCCAGAAGGAACTAACGTTCAGGGTGCCACCGTTTACGACAAAGCGATGGAAAAAGTGGAAGTGCTGGAACCGTTGGCTCTGGGTGGGATCGCTTTCTTCGCATTATTAGGTGCAGGATTATTAGGGTCCGATCGCACTGACAGGCTGGATCAGTGGTTGCTGAAAAGTGCCCCACTGAAGGAGAATCAGCAGGTTTCCGTCTGGAATCGGAAAGTACCCGGCCCGGTGCTGGGTTTTGTGGCATTACTGGTACTGATTGCATTCAGTGGCGTCGCACTGTTCATTTACTATCCGGATAAAAAGCAGGCGATGGAAGAAATTAGAAGTGCCCGAGCCGATGCGGTGACTGCTGTCCGTGTGAAGAACTACCAGGAAGCGATCCGCCAGCTGGAACAATGGGATCTGCTCTCCCGCAAGATGCAGGTAGGTGTGTTTTTACGAACAGGCAGTCTGCGCGAAGATCAATCAGCCGCTACCCAGGAACTTCGCGATGTGCTTGAAGAGATCCGCGATGCGATGATTGCCCAGGATCACGCCACTGGAATGAAGTTCCTGCCCCAGTTAGAAGAAAAACATCGGACCTTCCGTGATCTGTTTATGAAGTAA